ACTGTGGAGAGTGGCGCTTATCCGGTTCTCTTTACCCCATCAGGGAGCATGGTTTTGTTTTACCCGCTTTTACACGGCTTAAATGGAAAGAATATCGTCTATCGGCGTTCTCCCCTGGAAGGAAAACTTCATCAGGCACTCTTCTCTCCGTTATTGACCCTGAAGGAAATCAATCACGAAATGTGGTCTTTGGGATCCGCACCTTTTGATGACGAAGGAGTTGAAACCATCCCGGAACGAAAGATAATTGAAGAAGGAAAGCTCGAAAGTTATTTCTTGGATTTGTGGGCGGCGGAGAAAGGCGGTTTTCCGGCCTCATCCGGAGGTTACCGCCATTCGTATCGGGAACTTCCCGAACCCGGCTTTGGTTCCCTTATGCTTGAGTGCGGTCTTCGCGATCGGGAAACCCTGATCGAAGAGATGGAACGGGGGTTGATTGTCGACTCAGTTCTCGGTTTGGGTCAAAGCAACGTTGCCGGAGGCCATTTTTCATGTAATGTTCAGCTTGGTTTTCTGGTGGAAGGTGGGATTGTACAGGGACGGGTCAAGGACCTCATGATCAGTGGAAACGTTTACCAGGTTTTGCAAGGGGTCCGAGAAATCTCCCGCGACAATCGATGGATTCATGGCCGGATGCTTTTGCCTTGTATGCTGGTTGAACCGGTTCAGGTCGATTCTTCTTTGAGATGAACGTGTCAACTCATATAAAAATCTGACCCCAAGGAGAGTGGTTCACTCATTTCTCGCTTTTTCCGGTACACTGCCAATAGCGTTGTTTCATGGTTCGGATATGCTCTTGGCTACCGGGCAAAGACATGGTCATCACTGGTCCCCTTGGGTAAGAATATCTGATGAGTGAACCGGGTGGTGTTCGGTAAGATTTTAGATGAGTGACTGCGGGCGGTTGTCAAGAAGCGATTTATCGGGTATAGTGGTTTCTAGTTTTCTGTTTTCTGGCTCAGAATGAGGGCATGTGCTTAGCAATATAAGGGAAAGGCTTTAGCACGGAGGAGTGCCTCCCGGAAGGCGCCTTTCCGGCTATGTTCAACGATAGAGACGGTTCCAACGGCCTTCAGAGCGGCCCCCTCAAAGATTTCTCATCAGACCATGAATTGAGCTTCTAATTTATTTGAAATGAAACTGGGAAGGTGACTGGTATGTTTCGTCCTCTTGGCGACCTTTCGGAACTCGTTCATCGCGAAGAAGAAATCCTTGAATTTTGGCGAGAAAGGTCTATTACCCAGAAAAGTTTACGGCAGAGAGAAGAAAATCCTTCCTTTATCTTTTACGAAGGACCTCCAACGACAAACGGATACCCCCACGCTGGCCATGCTATCGGCCGGAGCATAAAAGACTTGATTCCCCGTTACAAAACCATGTGTGGATATTTCGTACCCCGGAAGGCCGGGTGGGATGCCCACGGGCTTCCCGTCGAATTGGAAGTTGAAAAACAGCTTGGTTTTTCAGGCAAGCAGGACATTGAGCGG
This Atribacteraceae bacterium DNA region includes the following protein-coding sequences:
- a CDS encoding TldD/PmbA family protein, with the protein product MDDIFSGFRKTGLSGDCYIETTAENRIEYEAGECRGYTVREDRGFGLRLIDSQRRMGFFSSNDFTAVPEAFERAAAISRHGNEAGFDIPSYAQIGSWEDRIDKRVVAFHSGELTEIGDYITHRVRKEFPEVLINLTLSAGKQEKKLVNHREESIGYTRTFFHIAIEVNRTRDNDILEISTDYGWGNRDINIEDFLQELFFKLERSQKIVTVESGAYPVLFTPSGSMVLFYPLLHGLNGKNIVYRRSPLEGKLHQALFSPLLTLKEINHEMWSLGSAPFDDEGVETIPERKIIEEGKLESYFLDLWAAEKGGFPASSGGYRHSYRELPEPGFGSLMLECGLRDRETLIEEMERGLIVDSVLGLGQSNVAGGHFSCNVQLGFLVEGGIVQGRVKDLMISGNVYQVLQGVREISRDNRWIHGRMLLPCMLVEPVQVDSSLR